In the genome of Cytophagia bacterium CHB2, the window GCGTTTGAAAGCTTTATTCGCCTTGAAATGCGGGTCCTCCGCTATCACCAAATCGTGCACCGGTTTCCAGAAACCCCAGGGGTGAACTTGTTTATAAAAACGCTTGAGCACTTCCATATCATCGGATTTGGTTGCAAAAGTAGCGGCAATACATCCCAACAACGACACGGCAAAAATAATCGGAAACTGGTAGATGACCGGAGAAATATCCACGACCATGGGCGTGATTAGCGAGGCAAGAATTCCGGTAACCATGCCCCAAAAATAACCATAGCCATTAAAACGCCACCAATACCATTTCAAGACATTGGCGGCGGTATAACCGCCCCACAACGCGTTCACAATCCATTGCGTCACAGAATCGATCGACTCAATCACATAGCCAAACAACGTGCCGATGGCGACGACGGCAAATGAACAAAGATAGCTCATTCTCACATAGGTTTTGTCATCGGCATTGGGATTGATAAAACGCTTGTAGATGTCATTGACCAGATAAGCAGGCGCGGCATTCACCGTGGCCGCAAAGGTGGACATAAACGCGGCCAGCAAGCCGGCCATGAGTACGCCCATCAATCCGATGGGCACGAAGTTGCCGATGGCATAAGGAAGAATCAACTCGAAATCGAGATTGTCTCCCATGCTTTTTAGTTGCGGGCTGAAGAAGACCAGGGCCAGCACGGACAAGCCTGCGATCATCATATAACGCGGAAAAAAAAGCACAATGGAAACCCAACTGCTCATCAGCGCCGCTTCCTTTGGGGATTTGGTGGCGAGCACGCGCTGCATATCGTAATTCGGCGCCGGGCCGGCCGCGCTCACGAGAAAACCCTTGAAAACCATCATGCCGAAAAAAATCGCAAACAGCGAGTAACCGTCTGCCGCGATTTTGGCATTGACGGAATCGAGAATGCCCGTCCAATCGAGATTCAAATTCCATCCAAAAAAAATATTCTTCCAACCGGCGGGAACCGCGGCCTGTAAAGCCTCCGGGCTGACCCGGTTGATGGCAATGACGCCGATGGCGATGGAAGCAACGGCCATGATGACGTATTGCGCAAGCTCGGTGAAGACCACGCTGAACATGCCGCCTTTGATTACATAGAGCGTCGTGATGCCGGTAAAGATCAGCGCATAAGCGTTGGGAGAAATATCCCACGGCAAAAACGAGGCAGCAAATTTTCCGATGCCGATAAACCCATACGCCATGAAACCGATGACACTGACCAGCGCAAATGTGACAATACTGATGTGGCTCAATTTTGCCCCCATGCCCGTACCAAATCTGGTTTCGAGCCATTCTGCGCCGGTCATCACGTTGGAACGCCGCAGCCAGAGAGAAAGATAAATCATCTGAAAGACTTGATTGAATACGGGCCACAGCCACGGCAGGAATACCCCCTTCAAGCCGTAAACAAATGTGACGTACACCAGCCACATCGTGCCTGTGATGTCAAACATGCCCGAGGCATTGGAGATGCCGAGAACATACCACGGGATGGTTTTTCCGCCCAAGAAATAGGAATCGATGTTCTTGGTGGCGCGTTTTGAAATCATGAAACCGATCATCACCATCGC includes:
- a CDS encoding sodium:solute symporter, with protein sequence MQLHWIDISIIIVYMAAMVMIGFMISKRATKNIDSYFLGGKTIPWYVLGISNASGMFDITGTMWLVYVTFVYGLKGVFLPWLWPVFNQVFQMIYLSLWLRRSNVMTGAEWLETRFGTGMGAKLSHISIVTFALVSVIGFMAYGFIGIGKFAASFLPWDISPNAYALIFTGITTLYVIKGGMFSVVFTELAQYVIMAVASIAIGVIAINRVSPEALQAAVPAGWKNIFFGWNLNLDWTGILDSVNAKIAADGYSLFAIFFGMMVFKGFLVSAAGPAPNYDMQRVLATKSPKEAALMSSWVSIVLFFPRYMMIAGLSVLALVFFSPQLKSMGDNLDFELILPYAIGNFVPIGLMGVLMAGLLAAFMSTFAATVNAAPAYLVNDIYKRFINPNADDKTYVRMSYLCSFAVVAIGTLFGYVIESIDSVTQWIVNALWGGYTAANVLKWYWWRFNGYGYFWGMVTGILASLITPMVVDISPVIYQFPIIFAVSLLGCIAATFATKSDDMEVLKRFYKQVHPWGFWKPVHDLVIAEDPHFKANKAFKRDMFNIVIGIIWQTSLVALPIYLVIQEKMSVVYALIVIAITSFILKKNWYDKLEDEPEAVPRKA